The proteins below come from a single Candidatus Kirkpatrickella diaphorinae genomic window:
- a CDS encoding Spy/CpxP family protein refolding chaperone has protein sequence MPFRKIFSSLAVATVACTAMPAMAVSPLPPPHMMHAPPLPALIQNQAHLTPEQNDRIRKIMDANRDKVMARHDDDRALDDKISAALLVKGDVDKKAVDDLVKQKIALHEQAEQQRVAELIAIHDVLTPDQREAVKDAYDEVGKLTARLRDIMPPPPPPPPPPAP, from the coding sequence ATGCCATTCCGTAAAATTTTCTCCAGCCTTGCCGTGGCGACGGTGGCCTGCACCGCCATGCCGGCGATGGCGGTATCGCCTTTACCCCCGCCGCACATGATGCATGCGCCGCCTCTGCCCGCCCTTATCCAGAATCAGGCGCATTTGACGCCTGAGCAGAATGACAGGATCCGTAAGATCATGGACGCCAATCGCGACAAGGTCATGGCCCGTCACGATGATGACCGCGCCCTGGATGACAAGATTTCAGCCGCCTTACTGGTGAAGGGCGATGTCGATAAAAAAGCCGTCGACGACCTTGTGAAGCAGAAAATCGCGCTGCATGAGCAGGCGGAGCAACAGCGCGTGGCGGAGCTGATCGCCATCCATGATGTGCTGACCCCCGACCAGCGTGAAGCCGTGAAAGACGCTTATGATGAGGTCGGTAAATTAACCGCGCGGCTGCGCGACATCATGCCCCCACCTCCACCCCCGCCTCCGCCTCCGGCGCCATAA
- the ffh gene encoding signal recognition particle protein, whose product MFDSLSSKLSGVFSGLSRRGRLSEGDVAEAMREVRMAMLEADVALPVVRDFVDKVRERAVGQEILESISPGQAVAKIVNDALIEALGGAGAATLNLSAAPPVAILMVGLQGSGKTTTTGKLGLRLSSRERKRVLLASLDVQRPAAQLQLQQLAERVGVTSLPILAGQSPQEITRRAMKTARQEGYDIVVLDTAGRLSIDEALMQEVREIREIAGPAETLLVVDAMTGQDAVNTAQHFNEAVGVTGVVMSRMDGDARGGAALSMKAMTGAPIKFVGMGEKPEALEEFYPERVAGRILGLGDIAGLVEKASETLDQEESERVAKKMLAGKFDLDDYASQIRQIGKLGSVSNILGMLPGAGKLKEKLGDRDLDTTIFKRHQAMISSMTKAERRTPAIIKASRKKRIAAGSGTTVQEINKMLKQFDDMSTMMKRLNKMGLAGMKQMLSGMMSGKGNPNMPGGFGGLPRR is encoded by the coding sequence GTGTTCGACTCACTCTCCAGCAAGCTTTCCGGCGTATTTTCGGGCCTTTCCCGGCGTGGTCGTCTCTCTGAAGGCGATGTCGCTGAGGCGATGCGTGAAGTACGTATGGCGATGCTGGAGGCGGATGTCGCGCTCCCCGTCGTGCGTGACTTCGTTGATAAAGTCCGTGAGCGCGCTGTCGGGCAGGAAATCCTTGAAAGTATTTCGCCGGGCCAGGCTGTCGCGAAAATCGTCAATGACGCCCTGATTGAGGCTTTGGGCGGTGCTGGCGCCGCCACGCTGAACCTCTCTGCGGCCCCGCCTGTCGCCATATTGATGGTCGGCCTGCAAGGGTCAGGCAAGACGACGACCACCGGCAAGCTGGGTTTGCGCCTCTCATCGCGGGAGCGGAAACGCGTCCTCCTCGCGTCCCTGGATGTGCAGCGCCCGGCTGCGCAGCTACAGCTCCAGCAACTGGCTGAGCGGGTTGGCGTCACCTCATTGCCGATCCTGGCCGGGCAGTCCCCACAGGAAATCACCCGCCGCGCGATGAAAACCGCGCGTCAGGAAGGGTATGATATTGTCGTGCTGGATACGGCAGGCCGCCTTTCCATCGATGAAGCCCTGATGCAGGAAGTCCGCGAAATTCGTGAAATCGCGGGCCCGGCCGAGACATTGCTGGTTGTCGATGCCATGACCGGGCAGGATGCGGTCAATACGGCGCAGCATTTCAATGAGGCTGTCGGTGTCACGGGTGTCGTGATGTCGCGCATGGATGGCGACGCGCGTGGCGGCGCCGCGCTTTCCATGAAGGCCATGACCGGCGCGCCCATCAAATTTGTCGGGATGGGTGAGAAACCCGAAGCGCTGGAAGAATTCTACCCGGAACGCGTCGCGGGGCGCATCCTTGGCCTCGGCGATATTGCCGGGCTCGTCGAGAAAGCCTCCGAAACGCTGGATCAGGAGGAAAGCGAGCGCGTCGCCAAGAAGATGCTCGCGGGTAAGTTCGACCTCGATGATTACGCTTCCCAGATCCGCCAGATCGGCAAGCTTGGCTCCGTCTCGAATATTCTCGGCATGTTGCCGGGGGCCGGTAAACTCAAGGAAAAACTGGGTGATCGGGATCTCGACACCACGATTTTCAAGCGGCACCAGGCCATGATCTCCTCCATGACGAAGGCGGAGCGCAGGACGCCCGCCATCATTAAAGCGTCACGGAAAAAGAGGATCGCGGCCGGCTCCGGCACCACGGTGCAGGAGATCAATAAAATGCTCAAACAGTTTGATGACATGTCCACCATGATGAAGCGCCTTAATAAAATGGGCCTCGCGGGCATGAAGCAGATGCTGTCAGGGATGATGTCGGGCAAGGGAAATCCCAATATGCCCGGTGGTTTCGGCGGTTTGCCACGCCGGTAA
- the rpsP gene encoding 30S ribosomal protein S16 has translation MSLKIRLARAGAKKRPYYHIVVADSRSPRDGRFIEKVGAYNPMLPSDHAERVRLDDARIRHWLSNGAQATDRVARFLGRAGIIDMPSWNEQPKKSAPKKRAQERAAAKSEAAA, from the coding sequence ATGAGTCTTAAAATTCGTCTTGCACGCGCTGGCGCCAAAAAGCGCCCTTATTACCATATTGTCGTGGCTGACAGCCGCAGCCCGCGTGATGGCCGCTTCATTGAAAAAGTGGGCGCCTATAACCCGATGCTGCCGTCAGACCATGCTGAGCGCGTGCGTCTTGATGATGCGCGTATCCGTCACTGGCTTTCAAACGGGGCGCAGGCGACGGATCGCGTGGCGCGTTTCCTCGGCCGTGCCGGGATCATCGACATGCCGAGCTGGAATGAGCAGCCCAAGAAATCCGCCCCGAAAAAGCGTGCGCAGGAGCGTGCAGCCGCCAAGTCTGAGGCCGCGGCCTGA
- the rimM gene encoding ribosome maturation factor RimM (Essential for efficient processing of 16S rRNA), with translation MHGRVHLLALTEDPATLEALSPLRDEAGRLWQVRWVSHHIAELGDPVEGPLQSREDAARCVNLKLYALRTQFPQADEDEFYHADLIGMDAFSPSGEALGTVVTVHDYGAGVSLEIVQGRQSHVVPFTRACVPHIDMSQARLEIMLPAEIEVEGDLSNDAEVVVRQ, from the coding sequence GTGCACGGACGTGTCCATCTTTTAGCATTGACGGAAGACCCGGCTACGCTGGAGGCGCTCTCACCCCTCAGGGATGAGGCGGGCCGACTGTGGCAGGTGCGCTGGGTGAGCCATCACATTGCTGAACTCGGCGACCCGGTTGAAGGGCCGCTGCAAAGCCGGGAGGATGCAGCGCGCTGCGTTAATCTCAAACTTTACGCGCTGCGGACGCAGTTTCCCCAGGCGGATGAGGATGAGTTCTACCACGCGGATCTTATCGGCATGGACGCTTTTTCACCATCAGGTGAGGCTTTGGGGACGGTGGTGACGGTCCATGATTACGGCGCGGGCGTCAGCCTCGAAATCGTGCAGGGGCGTCAATCACATGTGGTGCCCTTCACGCGGGCCTGCGTGCCGCACATTGATATGTCACAGGCACGGCTTGAAATCATGTTGCCTGCGGAAATCGAGGTGGAGGGCGACCTGTCCAACGATGCTGAAGTGGTTGTGCGACAATGA